From the genome of candidate division TA06 bacterium:
GCCCTCCGCATTTGAACCGAGCCTGGAGACCTTCGCCACTGCCCGGGCATTCATAGCCGGGGCTATTTCTATGCCTGTCATTGTGTGGCCGTCCCGGGCTAAAGGCACCACAATTCGCCCTGTCCCGCTGAAGCATTCGAGGATGTTCAAAGGCTTGGACTTGCCGATAAGAGTACGGATCAACTCAATATCGTCTGTGTATGTCTCTGAGCGATCGTACAACTCAGCAAGTAGAGGTTGGTCGTAATTGGCTGAGTATCTGTGTTCTTCCATGGTCCTCACGAATCGAACAAAATGACCTTCTGACAAGTATATACGAATTCTCTGCCGTATGACAACTCGAAAAGACATCCCCGATCCTGCATTTGCAGGGGAAAAACCTTTTAGATTGGATTGGAGCAGGCTGTTCAGCTTCTTGAACTGCGACGTAATCACATGAGATCAGTGTGACTGCCATGGCTGAGAACCGAACCGCTACCTTTTCTCTTCCCGCCCGGGCCGTTTAACGGCCGCTCGTTTCACGGACCCCCTTGCCAAGGGGGAAGCCTGCCTGGGTCGTTCCACGGGGTATTTTTCGTCCTGTTTAGTCTTTGTTAGAGGTCACAAGCGAAGCGCAGTGAGCTCGTTACAAAGAGTTAATCCCGAAAGGAGTCGAGGGGAGCAAAGCCGAAGGAGAAGAGAAGGAGAGGGATGTGCAGAAATCTGAGGTACGCATAGAAGCCAGGTCTGCAGATTTCTCAATCTTATGCCTTGTTCAGAACCGGTTTTCTGTTAATATTGTCGGTGTTCTATGCCATTTCAGAAAGGAGATGTAATATGGACAAAGCTGTCAGTAAAGATGATATATCGCGTTTTTCGGAGGTCTTTGACGCGGATCCCAAGAACGTCCTTGCGTTGAATGCTGTTGCCAAGAGCGGAATCGGTGCCGTGGCATTGAACAGAGAAGTCGTGAATCGAGTTCACCACACATATTCGCATCTGATAGAAACACCTGAAGTTACGAACCAAAAGAAGAGTGGCAGGTGTTGGCTGTTTGCGGGGCTGAATGCATTTCGCCTCACTGCTACGAAGAAACTGAACCTGGAGAAGTTTGAACTCTCACAAGCCTATCTGATGTTCTGGGACAAGCTCGAAAAAGCGAACTTCTTTCTTGAAAACATCATTAAGACGCGCGATGAACCACTCGACGGAAGGCTGGTGATGTGGCTACTGGCAAACGCCCTTCCGGATGGCGGTCAGTGGGACATGTTTGTGAACCTCATAAAGAAATATGGCGTGGTCCCCAAGTTTGCAATGCCCGAAACAGAAAGCAGCAGTCAATCGGGCCCCATGAATGCTGTTCTTGTCGCCAAACTGCGTGAGTACGCGCAGGTCCTACGGAATATGCACGCGGATGCTGCCTCCACAGATGAAATGCGGTCAAAGAAAGGCGAGCAGATGACAGAGTTCTACAAGATGCTTACTATCCATCTTGGTAGGCCGCCGCAAAGCTTCTTGTGGGAATGGCGGGATAAGGACAAGGAGTTCCACAGACACGGCAACATCACACCACAGAAGTTCTTTGAGGAATTCGTGGGCTCCGACACGGACGACATGGTTTGCCTGATAAACGCTCCAACAAAAGACAAACCATATGACAAACTTTACACGGTGCAGTATTTAGGCAATGTAGCAGGTGGAGAAATTGTCCGCTATCTTAATGTCCCAATGGAAGTACTCAAGAAGGCTACTGCTGCCATGATTGCTGATGATAGAGCCGTCTGGTTCGGCTGTGATGTCGGAAAGATGATGGAACGCAAGATGGGTATCCTCGACAACGAGCTGTACGACTATGAGCTTGTCTTTGGTTCTCAGTTCAAATTGGACAAAGCGGGTAGGTTGGATTACGGCCACAGCAAGATGACTCACGCGATGGTGCTCACGGGGGTCGATCTTGACGACACCGGCAAGCCAATCAAATGGCGCGTTGAAAACAGCTGGGGGAAGAAAATCGGCGACAAGGGTTATTTTGTAATGGCCGACAACTGGTTTAATGAATTCCTCTATGAGGTAACAGTAAGCAAGAAATACCTGACTCCAAAACTGCTGGAAGTACTCGATACCGAGCCAGTTGTGCTCCCTCCGTGGGACCCGATGGGAGCGCTTGCCAGAAATGAATAAGCAAAATCAAAACACAGAGTGGTGCTAGGTAGGCAGGTGTCGAGCTATCGCCTCATACGCACATAGCTCTCATACCTCCGCTCAGCTATGTCTCCTGTTTTCACGGCCTCTTTCACTGCACACCCTGGCTCATGTGTGTGACTGCAGTCAAGACCAAATCGACATTGTCCTATGTAGGGCCGCATCTCGCGAAACAGATTGGCCATATGCTCGTCATCGATATTCCACAGACCCAGCTCTCTCATTCCCGGCGTATCAACAACACTGCCCCCGAAGTCCAGCTCAAACATCTCAAGATGACTCGTTGTATGCTTCCCCTTCCTTGTAGCTTCGCTCACCTCCTTCACGCGAAGGTCAAGGCCTGGCTGGATTGCGTTAAGCAATGTCGTCTTGCCTACGCCGGACTTGCCGAGGAAGACAGATACACGACCCTTCAAAGCCTCCTTAGCTTCCTCCAGGCCCAGGCCAGTAACCGCACTGGTCCTGACGACTGGATAGCCTATGTCTTCGTAGACAGAGAGTTCCTCCTCGACCTCTTCCCCCTTTGCCAAATCCATTTTCGTCATACAGATGAGTACCGGAACCTCAGCCGCTTCCGCGTCTGTCAGGTAACGATCCAAGAGCCGCCACTTCGGCTTGGGACGAGCAACTGAAAAGACCGGCACAACCTGGTCTATGTTTACGACAATGACTTGTTCGCGGAGCTTGCGTCCAGCAGCCCGACGACTCAATTTCGTTTCCCTGTGCTGGACCTCAGTTATCAAGCCAGATCCATCACCTGCATCAAGGAAGCTGACTATGTCCCCGACTGCAATTGGATCGACGGTCCTGATGTCCTTTACTGACACAACATGGGGTCGAATAGAGCTGGGGTCAGCAACCGGATAGATGAGACGCTTCCGTAACTTACTTGAGATGGAGCATGCCACAGTCCGGCCATCCGCCTTCACAAAATACTGGCCCAGGCTCTTCTTGAATACTCTTCCAGATTTCATATCTCCTGTATGGCTATTGTCCATTCTTTTTGCTCTCCTTTCTATGTGCAACCATGCGCACAAAGCCAATGTACTGACCACGATCAGCCTCCAGAACCTCCACATCGGATGGAAACTTCTTGGTGCCGGTGGCATGGATCGCCTTCTCATGCTGGAGCCAGACCTTCCAGCCATCTGGCATTGTGTCCACGAGCTCCACCTGCACCAAGCCAGTCTGCTCCCATAGCCGACGCCACCACGTTGTCGTGTGGAAGCTGAAGCACTCACTAGGGTCCCAGAAAACACCTCCACTCTTCTGTTTCTTCGTCAAGTATTCTGGTAGAGTGTCACTTTCAAAATCGCGCATCAATCCAGGGACCATGATGCCGATCTGTCTCCCGGTCCTGACAAACCTGACGAAATACTTGAGATAGAGATCGTCAGTGCCATAGTAGTGGTAGGAATCGATGCAGACAATCGCATCAAAGAACTCTTCAGCGTACGGGAGTGAGTGAGCTTCGGCATGGATTGGAAAGACCTGATCCTCAAGCCCCGCATCGCGAATCCGCTTCCAATTGTCTGCAGCCTCGATCCAGAGGTCGGTCGCCCATACCTGAACGCCAAACTCTCTCGCCAGAAAAATCGAACTCAGAGCTTTCCCGCAACCCATATCCAGCACTCGCATGCCAGGCTTCAATTCCATGTCACTGCACAGCCACTCAGCAAGCCAGAGTGAACTTGGCCCCATTTGATTCTCCAACACCCATTCAGCATCGTACTTCGAAGACATTGGGAACTGCTCAAGCTTCAGCATTGACGCCAGATCTCCTTTGCTTGGACTCATTTTGTTTCTCTCCTTTCTGTAGATTGAAAGGGCCGCGAAATCCTTCTCCCGCGGCACATCAGACACTCCATCTGGTCAAATAAAAAACCGCGGACGTTCGTCACGCCTGCGGCTTGGGTATAAAAGAAACGGCCGCCTCTTCCGGGGCGGTCGCCAGCTTTCAATCAAGAAAACAAACTAACAGCCAATACTCCCGGGGCGTGACAACACCAGAATCTCTATTCTCGCATGCATAAGTCACGCCTCCTTTCCAAACGGACCAACAGAACAACTACCGAAACGCCAAAAATATACACCCTCTCCTCAAAATGTCAAGCGGAAACTCCTGGACTCGGGGGACAGCCCCCGTGTATCTCGCTTTGCGAGAGACGGGGCAGGCATGGATTTTTTGGACTTTTGACCATCTGTCTCATCGGGCCGGGGCGGGGTGTGGATTTTCGATCTTCTATTTCCATCCGTCCTGGTTCTTAGCGGTTACCGCGAAAATGTAAAAGTGTCACGCCTGGCACCCGGGTTTGATGGGAAGTAAGGGGCGTATTGGGCGATAAGCTAAAAACTTGCAGTTTTCTCTTGACAGACTTCGCGAAGTAGCCTATATTTTGTATGAGAGTTTATGGTTACCGATATTGGTTACCGGGAAGCCCAAGACCCTGAAACCACGAGATTACACGAGATTAACACAGAGAAACCTTTATCCTAGGAACAAAACCAGAATATGAGAAATCTTGTAGTAATCTGTGAAATCTGTGGTTTCAGATTGTGGGGTTGAGATGACTGAAAACGACGTAGAGGCCAAGATATTTGGGGTTCTGCAGAAGTCTGCTGAGGGGTTGCAGAGTGAGGAGATCGCCGCCAATCTGGGTCTCACCCGCCACACTGTTGCCAAATACCTTGAGGTCCTCAGAGCCAAGAACAAAATCCACTACAGAAAGGTGGGCAGAACGAAGCTCTGGAAGACCCTCTTCGCAGACATCCACATCCGCTCGCTTGAAAAAGGCGACGTAGACACGATACTTGAAATAATGTCGAACATCGGTCGTCCGACAGCAGGAGAAGAAGAAGAATCTCTATCATACTTAAGAGAGACGGTGGAGCGTCACATAGAGAGAAATGAACCCTTGATGAACCTTGGCGCAGAGCTTGACAAGAGACTGGTCGGCTTCGTCATGGGTGAGATAAGGGCGTGGGAATTCGGCCAAAGGGAGAAGACGGGCTGGATAAAGGTTCTTGGTGTTGATCCAGACTATCAGGGAATGGGAGCCGGGAGGAAGCTTGGAGAGGCACTCCTTTCCAACTTCAAAGCGAGCGGAGTAGCCAGGGTCAGGACGCTGGTTAACTGGTACGAAGGTGACCTTCTCTCCTACTTCAGGACTCTCGGTTTCAACACGCTGAACATCATACCGCTTGAAACAAAGGTCACCACGAGGGATCGAATATGAAGCAGATTCTTCGGCCTTCGACAAACTCCCCTCGATGCTCTCCCCTCGACTTCTCTCGGGAGACCGTGAAACGGCCGCTCGTAAAACGAGCCGGGCGGGCAGGCCCCGTGTATCTTGCTTCGCGAGAAACGGGGCAGGCAGGCCTCAGAATGACACGGATGAAGTAGGACAGAACCTCTGACAGGAGAATGAAGATGAAGGAGATGTTCAAGGAGTTTTACGAAGCCAGGCATGAGTACGCCAAGGAATGGAAGAAGAAGAACCGCGGCAAAGTAATGGGTTATTTCTGTACATACGTGCCAGAGGAGATGCTTTACGCCGCGGGAGTTCTTCCGGTCCGAATTCTGGGAAGCCATGAACCCCAGGACCTGACCGAACCTCACATCTTTGGGATGTTCTGCCCGTTTTGCAGAGACTGTCTGGCTCAGGGTTTGAAGGGAAGGTTCGACTACCTGGATGGTATAATGATAGCTCAGTCCTGCCTGCACGTGAGGCAGGCCTACACTTCGTGGGACCTTCACATACCTACAGAGTACTCATACTATCTCTCCACACCTCATCACGTTCAGTCTCCTCGGGCTATCCCCTACCTGGCAGGTGAACTGGAGGATTTCAAAAAGTCACTCGAAGGGTGGCTGGGCAAGAAGATAACTGATGCGAACCTTGACAAAGGTATCCAAATCATGAACACAAACAGATCGCTCCTGCGAGAACTATACGAGCTCAGAAAACAGGAAGCGCCGCCTCTCACAGGGCTCGATGCGATGTATGCTGTTGTTTCAGGCCAGATGATAGACAAGGTTGAACACAACCGCATACTTGAGGACACATTGAAGAGTCTAAAGAACAAACAGCCTGAAAGGCCAACAGGAAGCAGACTGATGCTAATAGGCAGCGAAGATGACGATACAGGCTTTATAGAGATGGTGGAATCCCTGGGAGCCACTTTTGTAATAGATGACCACTGCACTGGTTCGCGCTATATCTGGGAAGACGTAAAACCTAACGGAGACAGATTGACTGCAATAGCAGAAAGATACGTCAAACGAGTACCATGCCCCACAAAAGATTGGCCGCTGAGAAACCGCCTTCCTCACATTCTCAAACTTGCAAAGGAGTACAAGGTGGAAGGTGCAGTCATCGCTCAACAGAAGTTCTGTGACCCGCACGAACTGGACATACCCGCAATCAAAAAGCTGCTCGAAGAGAATAGCATACCCACCTTATTCCTTGAGTTGGATGTGACTGTTCCCATTGGACAGTTCAAAGTCCGGGTTGAAGCATTCCTGGAGATGCTGAGCGAAGAAGATCTATTCTGAGGAGGATAAGATGGCGAAGTATGAAACTGAACGGCTGAAGTGCTGGAACAAGGCGAAAGAGTTGAGAAAGAATTTCTACGAAGATTACGCGAAAGCCCATGAAAAGGGTGGCATAAGATGGGCTGGAGGTGCGTGGTCCATAGGTTCGATTCCGGCCGGACTGGGAAGAGACGTCTACCCGATCACTTCTGAGCCGTACGCTGCCAGCATTGCATTTGACAGACCCTTCTCAGAAGAATGCCTCGCGGCGATCGAAAAAGAAGGGTATGCCAGGGACCTGTGTTCATACATGCGCAACTACTGGGGAAGTGTTTTGTTGAACAAGTACGCCTTTGGCGGAGAGTTTCCCACTCCTGACTTCATCTGGCAGGATCATATATGCTGCAGCCACGCAAAATGGTACCAGGTGGTGAAGGACATAGAAGAAAAGGACATACCCTACTTCTGCCTTGATGTGGCTGTTGGTCCTTACAGCGAGTTGAATGAGAACAAATTGAACTATGTCGTGGGCCAACTGCACGACGCCATCGAATGGATGGAGAAGCTGACAGGCCGGAACTACCAAGACGAACTGCTCATAGAGGCGGTCAATGATGAGTGCAGATCAACATCTGTCTGGGCTGAGGTGTGCGCGCTGAACAAGGCAATACCAGCACCTCTCGATGAGAAATCCATGTATTCGCTTTATGTCCTGGGCACTCTCAAAAAGCACTCCAAGGATATTGCAGACTTCTACGAGGAGTTGAGAGATGAGGTGAAGGACAGAGTTGACCGGGGTATTGCCGCTGTTGGAAATGAACGGTGCCGGGTGATGACTGACACTCAGCCTCCCTGGGGATTCTTGAAGATATTTAGATATATGGAAAAGTTCGGTTGCATCTCTGTCGGTTCTCTCTACACCTTTGGCCTCATCGGAATGTGGGAAGACAAACCTGACGGGACGTGGGGGCCCAAGACGACCCCGCAGCAAAAGGGGATTGAAATCAAGGACAGGGATGAGGCCTTGAGAATCATTGCTGAGTGGAATCTGTCTAAGCCAGAGTGGCAGCACTTCTATCATCCAAAGCACAAGACCGACATGATGGTGAGAATCGCCAAAGAGTGGAAGCTGGACGGGGTGATGCTTCACTACAACAGGGGATGCGAGGGATTGAGCATTGGGATAGCAGAGAACAGACTTGGCATACAGGAAGCTGGATTCCCTGTCATGACCTTCGAAGGAAACATGGGAGATGAAAGAGAGTTCGATGAGGCGAAAACCGTGGGTAGAATCGACACATTCATGGAAAGTCTCGGATTCAGCAAGGATGAAGAGTAGGGGGATATGATGGTGACAGCAGGAATAGACGTAGGCGCGAAGAGCGTGAAAGTGGTATTACTTGAGAGTGGCAAGGTGACGTCCAGGAGTCTCAAAACAATTGGCCTCAACACTGAGGCGGCCATTAACGAAGCCTTTGAAAGCGCCCTCTCCAACAACGGAATCAAACGTGAAGAGATCTCAAAGATCATAGCCACAGGCGCGGGCAGAAAAGAGGTGAAGTTTGCCGACGGAGAATTGACAGAAGTCGGTGCCTCGGCAAAAGGTGCCCACCATCTCCTCGACTCGGCCCGCACTGTGATAGACATTGGAGCTGAGGAAGGTCGGGCCATAAAGGTAAACGAAAAAGGTAAGGTGGCTGACTTCGCCATAAACGAGAAATGTGCCGCGGGCGCAGGCGCCTTCACTGAAGCGATGTCAAGAGCTCTGGAGGTTGACCTGGAAGACTTCGGAAAGCTCTCGCTGAAGTCCCAGAAGGCCATTCCCATGAACGCACAGTGTGCTGTGTTTGCAGAAAGCGAAGTCGTTTCTCTTATCCACGCCAAGACCCGCAAAGAGGACATAGCCCGGGCAGTCCACGATGCGATAGCAGACAGGATAGTTTCTATGGCAAGACGTGTCGGTATCGCAAAGGACGTTATCGTGGTAGGAGGAGTTGCAAGAAACATTGGTTTCATAGATTCACTGAAACGCACTCTCGAGACTGACGTGGTTGTGCCAGAATACCCTGAGTACGCAGCAGCACTTGGAACCGCCCTACATGCGGCAGAAACCGGAGGTCAATAATGTCGCAGGATTTCTGGAGATGGACTGAATACAGAAAGACTATGCCTGATGTTGACTGGAAGAAGGCTCAAATCCTGACGGCAGGTGTCGATGTGGGATCGGTTAGCTCTCAGGCGGTCGTCATGGCGGACGGGAAGCTCTTCGCGTACAGCAACATGAGGACAGGTTCAGACAGTCCGGAGTCTGCTCAAAAAGCGATGGACTGGGCCCTTGAAGAGACAGGACTCACCCTGGATAAAATTCAGTTCACTGTGGGTACAGGATACGGCAGGGTGAACGTCCCCTTCGCCAATAGGGCGATTACTGAGATTGCATGCCACGCAAGGGGAGCAAACTATTTGTACGGCTCTTCAGTCCGGACTGTTCTCGACATGGGCGGTCAGGACTGCAAGGCGATTCGCTGCGATGAGAGAGGCAAGGTGACAAACTTTCTCATGAACGACAAGTGTGCCGCGGGAACCGGCCGCGGCATGGAAGTTTTTGCTGAGCTCCTGCAGGTACCCATAACCGAGATCGGTCAGATGTCTCTGGACATAGACGAAGAACCAGAGCCGGTATCATCGACATGCGTCGTATTTGCTAAATCTGAGGCGACGGGTCTGCTGAGGGAAGGATGGCCCAAGAACAAGGTGATAGCAGCTTACTGTTCAGCAATGGCTCACCGGATTGTCACGCTCCTGGAGAGAATCGGGATTGAAAAGGATTTCGCCATTACCGGTGGCATCGCAAAAAATCCAGGTGTGGTGACACGGTTAAACAAGGAACTGGGCATCGAACCACTCAAGACCGAATATGACACGCAAACCGCAGGGGCCATCGGCGGCGCCCTTTTTGGATACGCACTGGTGAAGAAAGGCAAAGCAAAGGCAGGTGCGAGTTGATAGCAAACTACGGGTACATGGACGGCAGCGGCCAGTACTTCATAAAGATAGACTCAGACAAGTGCGATGGATGTGGAGACTGTGTGACCGCGTGCCCGGCTGGGGTCCTTGAGGTGGGTGAAGATGAGAACGACCCATTCCGTGAGGAGCCTGTGGTCAAAGTCACTGAGGATCAACGAAAGAAGATCAAATACTCATGCGGGCCCTGTAAGCCTGTTGCCAACAGACCTCCTCTCCCCTGTATGGCAGCCTGCAAGCCCGGAGCGATCGAACACTCCTGGTAAGAGGGGACTCCAAAGTTGAAACTGGTCATAGACGGTCAGACCGTAGAGGCTAGACCGGAAAGCACAATTCTTGAAGCAGCTCTAGAGACACAGATATATATCCCTGCCATCTGTTACCATCCGGATTTGCCGACATTCTCAAAGGCTGAACCCTCGGGGGGGATATTTGGGGGAGTTGAGAAAATCACTTCAGAAGAAAATGCAAAATACCAAGGGTGCGGTCTTTGCATTGTTGAGGTGGATTGGAGAAGTGGTCCAGTCCTTTCATGTGAAACAGAAGCAGAAGACGGTATGGTCATCAAAACAAATACAGAGAAGATCAAGGACAAGAGACAGGAAGCTCTGGCCAGGATACTCAAAGACCACCCAAGAGCCTGTCTCCTCTGCACTCAAAAAGAAGGTTGTTCCAGGGAACCCTGTTCAGAGGACGTCCCTATGGAAGAGAGGTGCTGTCCATTACTGGGCAAGTGTGAGCTCGAGAAGATCGCAGACTTCGTCGGAGTCCCCCAGAACCCGGGCAAGTATAAGTCTCTGAGAATCCCGTTGCTGGACGACGAGCCGTTGTTCAAGCGAGATTACAACCTCTGCATTGGCTGCATGAGGTGTGTCCGCGCATGCAAGGACCTGAGAGGCGTTGAAGCGCTTGGATATGTAATCAAAAACGGCACCACATACCTGGGCACCATCAATGGATCGAAGCTCAAGGACGCCGGGTGCAGGTTCTGCGGAGCCTGCGTTGAAGTGTGTCCCACAGGTGCACTGACCGACATCAAGCCTTTCACCCTTTCCGAGAAAGAGAAAGTTCTTGTCCCCTGCAGGGACGCTTGTCCGGCAGGAATAGACGTACCGGCGTATGTCCGGGCAATAGGCAGAGGCGAAACGGACAGAGCCCTCTCGATTATTTACGAAAGCGCTCCTCTTCCAGGAATTCTGGGCATGGTTTGCCACCATCCATGCGAAGATGTCTGCAGGAGGAAAGAGATAGAAGAACCCATCTCCATATGCGGCATCAAACGATTTGCTGCAGAAAATGGAAAGCTGACGCACGCCTCTCCCCTGCTTCCCTCTACCGGCAAAAAGGTCGCGGTGATAGGTTCTGGTCCAGCAGGGCTCAGTACTGCCCATTTCCTGAAGCTGAAAGGCCATCAAGTTACTGTTTTCGAAAGAGAAGAGAAACCAGGAGGAATCCTAAGATACGGCATTCCCGCGTACAGGCTGCCTGATGCAGTCCTGGACAGCGAGATATCAACTGTGCTGGACGGAATTGAATTGAAGACTGAAGCTGCTCTTGGTCAAGATTTCCAGCTGAAGGACCTGGCAGACGAGGGATTTGACTGCGTGTTTCTCTGCACCGGAGCCGGAGAGAGTAAGAAACTTGAGATACCGGGCTCAGACAGTGAAGGTGTATATTGGGGCCTTGACTTCTTGAAGGAGATTAACAAGGGTGACAAACCAGCTCTCGGCGAGAACGTCGCGGTCATAGGCGGAGGAAATGTCGCCTTTGACGTTGCGCTGTGCTGCCTCAGGCTGGGAGTTCGACAGGTGACCGTCGTCTGCCTGGAGTGTAAATCTGAGATGCCCGCTTTCAATAAAGAGATAGATACTGCCAAAGAGGAAGCGGTCAGAATAATGAACTCCTGGGGACCAAAAGAGATAGAGTGCGCGGATGGCAAAGTCAAAGGAGTCTTCCTGAAGAAATGCACAGAGGTGTTCGACAAGAAAGGGAACTTCTCTCCTCAATACGACGAATCAGTCGTGGAACACATCGATGCTGACAATGTGATTCTTTCCATAGGCCAGGAGCCAGATGTGGATCTCATCTCTCTCCCTGGCATGCCAGAACACGATTCTTCAAGACTCCTTAGAGCAGAAGATACGAGAACAAACATCCCTACAGTGTTCGCTGGCGGGGATGCCACAAGAGGTCCTTCATCGGTAATTGAGGCTGTTGCAGACGGTAGGAAGGCCGCCGACGAAATCGACAGATTCCTGGGAGGCAGGGGCCCCGTTCGTACTTCCGGGCCTCAGCCCGCGAACCCTGAGATTGGTCGGGACGAACAGTTCTGTGAGCGTCTCAGAGTGGCAATGCCATGCGCTGATCCGTACGAGAGAGGAAAATCGTTCACCCCCATAGAACTTGGATATGGTGAGAAAGAGGCAGGCATCGAAGCAAACCGTTGCCTTCAATGCGACCTGAGACTACAGATTACTGAAGCTACTCTTCCTCCTGAGAAGTGGATACTTCTTGATCGTGAAGCTTTGAATGAAATCCCTGAAAAGGAAGGCGTGTACCAGCTGGCAGGCGAGAAGAAGATGGTGACAAAGATAGCCGGAACTCAGAATCTTCTACAATCACT
Proteins encoded in this window:
- a CDS encoding FAD-dependent oxidoreductase, coding for MKLVIDGQTVEARPESTILEAALETQIYIPAICYHPDLPTFSKAEPSGGIFGGVEKITSEENAKYQGCGLCIVEVDWRSGPVLSCETEAEDGMVIKTNTEKIKDKRQEALARILKDHPRACLLCTQKEGCSREPCSEDVPMEERCCPLLGKCELEKIADFVGVPQNPGKYKSLRIPLLDDEPLFKRDYNLCIGCMRCVRACKDLRGVEALGYVIKNGTTYLGTINGSKLKDAGCRFCGACVEVCPTGALTDIKPFTLSEKEKVLVPCRDACPAGIDVPAYVRAIGRGETDRALSIIYESAPLPGILGMVCHHPCEDVCRRKEIEEPISICGIKRFAAENGKLTHASPLLPSTGKKVAVIGSGPAGLSTAHFLKLKGHQVTVFEREEKPGGILRYGIPAYRLPDAVLDSEISTVLDGIELKTEAALGQDFQLKDLADEGFDCVFLCTGAGESKKLEIPGSDSEGVYWGLDFLKEINKGDKPALGENVAVIGGGNVAFDVALCCLRLGVRQVTVVCLECKSEMPAFNKEIDTAKEEAVRIMNSWGPKEIECADGKVKGVFLKKCTEVFDKKGNFSPQYDESVVEHIDADNVILSIGQEPDVDLISLPGMPEHDSSRLLRAEDTRTNIPTVFAGGDATRGPSSVIEAVADGRKAADEIDRFLGGRGPVRTSGPQPANPEIGRDEQFCERLRVAMPCADPYERGKSFTPIELGYGEKEAGIEANRCLQCDLRLQITEATLPPEKWILLDREALNEIPEKEGVYQLAGEKKMVTKIAGTQNLLQSLTAELDSENGKYFWFEEDPMYTKRESELIQQHLQKYGELPGAGEEDLDDLF